cttgaacgttttttaagaaaaccctagcagcaaagagaggcagaggcaattcagatcgtcaagaaggaggctagtacatccattccgtagtcaagttcgtgagacgttcttgaaggtgctcgtgtggataccatagaggtgtttctccgagaggtagacacaaagcgtgatagctaggatctccgttgagttcgtaaaagttaatctcttgaaaggtatgattcgttatctccataatctgcccataattatacatggatcctgtttttgggtttcgaatttttgttttatttacgtttatccgctgcgttttatgccttcggaacccaacactataaacatccatggtgaaccaataatcccaaaagaggaacctattgattgggacaccatcaatttgcctacctttttaaccactcttccactaccaaagaaacagaaaagaaaatccaaatctacacctcccctaaactctaagaaattcactcaaaaacataaacctaaccctaagccacccatttctaaagatgattatgttcacatctgtgacataaaagaaatttcagacattgaactctatctggatgagctggagaatgtaaggggaattgctgcttacagacagctaccagagagattggtgttcagatacaaaggagctggggaaagaacatggcctctctacaggattctgaatgaaggctactctaccttgattagagtcttttcagccatacaaaaggattctggctttaccaggactgccaagactgaaattctcaacaagattgccaacataaggaaaacttggagggagcccaatgccttgcccagaaccttactcattcaagaaaggggaactacaattcataaatcacctcattggttgatggaattcagagatgataaaggagtcagaagatttttcagacttgaagaccaactcaagattgccaacaatgaaactctcaaagaaatgcaatctaagttggatatcagtgatgaagatgaagctgaattcttcagacaactccaactccaaattgaggaaaatgacaaagggctaggaaagaaaaccagggatcaaagaagaaaaagatgatttgctcaggctagaggagcatccttggaaatactgtaaatcttcaattaccttctagtacatacacttttgcagcacttttgaatttctacttagtttcagttcatatatttgttaagtgttttgttatcatcaagttaaccttgaatttatgtctacaattcttatagacataaataggggagattgttaggaatatatgtgcattagtttgatgatatgtttaacaaaacacttaagtagaaatctagtatttgtaggctcaacggataagaccattttggctatccgttgatggtgtagctttacttagaaataagtctagtgttgtagcacatttcagtctctgaatttgagatataaattcttaaatgttgagggaaattgtaagtcatgttgactactagaggatatgcagataggaaggccaattgtaagtatttcatgccttgtaattttgcataaatgaaatggtgtcaacggataacttaaagaccttcaacggatgagaaacaaagcttcaacggatgtctctaaagcttcaacggataacatcctttgacggatgagtgcatcaacggatagagtttcaactgctaacacatcaacggataaaaccatcaacggatgaaggcttcaacggatgttctgttaaatagcagttgacaagtggtagttgtacctacaaacagaggcacatgggttgacagagacaactgagatgtggtagcctatttcaggaacatcagaaaaagcagccgttctactctagtataaagaggcaatagtcaacaatgcactggagtaaaatggagaagaaacaagtggagaacttattttattattgtactttttatctttgtcttcacttgtaaacttggtgatatataaaccaagtagcagctagtaattagatgagaatttttccagtgctgtttagaaaaatcttgagagaaaaattatctagtttgtactaggacgcagctgtgatcaacttcttgaatcacagattttctgaaataccatctctggtggaacaacaatccaccagaaaagtttttaaggtctgttgtgttctttacattagtgtttgaatatatatctgtcagtattagcttaaagcaattcatacacttgtttatcttaaacacatagcctttgaaactgctcaaaacttgaaaaagttttgagatttacattcaaccccccttctgtaaatctcattgttagttcattaggaataacagcTTATCTTCATCGCCGACGACAAAGAGAAAATTTGATCTAACATCATGGAGGATCTATAATGCATCATCGTGTTATCAATCGTAATAGGGAAGAAGGTAATAATAAATTTGATCATGATTATTTTCCAGATACTCCTATATATACCGAAACACAATTTCATCGAAAATTTCGGATGCGTCGATCATTGTTCTTACGAATTGAAAAAGCAATTAAAACTCATGATTATTATTTTACTCAAAGAATTGACGTTGCGGGTGCTCCTGAATTGTCATTCTCCAGAAAAAGATAGCCGCACATATAGATCAGTCGTTGATGCGGTTGATGATTATGTAAGATTTGGAGAAAGTACAACAACAGAGAGCCTAAAAAAATTTGTTAAATATTTGTCTGATAATCTTTTGTATTTTGTAACTGTACctcttaagtctgtaaaaatgttaagtacATTAGACTGAgagatttttctatgaacaaccatcaagcgAATGAATAAACTTTGGAAGAATATCAAGCCAGATGATGCCTCGTAAAAAAGAGGTGTAGAAGTTTGgaatttaattttttgtttttgaaataatattttaagtcacatatcgacaagtcacagatcaagatGTACAAAGATATTTATCGATAAGTCCGAAAAACTTGTAGAATAGTCACTCTACCTGTAGAGATGccattctacttgtagagaagtccaaggcatgtagagaagtggagatatcgacaagtcaaaactgtatgtagagaagtggagatatcgacaagtcaaaattgcATATAGCGAAGTGCAGATATAGACAAGTCAAAATTGCATGTCGAAAAGCTGAGATATTAacaagtcaaaactgcatgtagagaagtggagatagCGACAACTCAAAACTGCACGTAGAGAAATGAAGATATCGACAACTAAAAACTGCAAGGCGAGAAGTGAAGATATCGACAAATTAAAACTGCATGCAGAGAAGTGAAAATATATGTCGGATTCGCTAGTGTGAAAATCTGACATATTTGTTTACTAAAACATTTCCTACATCATCCTTTAAGAAATTGATAAACAAAATTGAAATACATAAACTTCAAAATTAATGTTAAAATGAGGGAGAGACATGATACCTTTCTCAAATTAAATTATGTATACCACACGTACTTTTTTTGCATTCGTTTGGATTTTGTCCACGGGTTTTTCCTAATAATATTTTAACGAGGCATGCTTGAATTTACAAGTCCATAATTTTTGGCCTTTCATTGATTGTAACTTTCATTATAGTACTATATAAACCCTTATATATGTGTGAATTGTAATATGAATAAGAAAGTATCTCCTCCTTTAAATTATCTATCTCTTTCCTtctatttatatataatatataacaaCCATATATCTTTAAAAAAGAATTATATTTCAACTATTTATCTATAAGTACACAATTAAGAATCTTATGATTGTCATTATCACTTTAAATATTCATTTATCTCATTCTACCTAGTTATATGCTTACGTGTCCATTATAATAACATCTATATTTAGTTCTAATTTCAGCACCAATTAtagtatttttattattttatatccATGTTTAATACTTCACTATTGTTGAATTAGCAACCCCTTTATAACTCAAAAGATATGTAAAGCCGAAAATACAGCTAAAAAGTAGGTATTATTTTATTTCCGAAACttgaaattttaaatataaaaaatcgAAATTTAAGATTTCAATTTGGAAGATATGCACACGTCTTATATAGCCATAATTCATATTTGCTTAGATATgtataattaaatttatttggGATATTGTAAGCCGCTATCCACTTCCACCTAACATATGTGCATAATTTTTTGTTGAATAATTTAAAACCTCGTGTCACATACATTCCACTGACTTCTAAATTGGAGTTAAACCAGAACGTAAGTAGTTAGTTTGCCACTTGGTTGAAATTCAACCCTTACAGTCAATTACATTTTTTCTTAGCTAGCCACTTTGTTCTGTATTTCGGTACGGCGACAAGTATTTTCTTAAAAAGTGTTTTATTTTTTGTAAATTATTTACAAAATCATTTactaaaaattaaatatttaccCACGAAATTAGTTTTAATAAATTTTGATCTCACAACCATTACCATGATCCAAAAAAATTCCATTAATTTAAATCTGCAAATAAAAACGCATATGTTCTACATTTTGGTGACACAAGACCAATTTTTCCATGTTCCCTCTTCCAAATGCCTAAGTTTACGTTTCACTtagatatatttttttaattaattatacaCACATGTATATGatgaattttgaaaaaaatacaAGAACCCAACATCATTCTTTGATTATTTCATTCAGAAATGGCATCAAGTTCTGGGATGTGTCCAAAGGTTGCAGTGCTAGTATTCCCGTGATGGTCTAAACATTAACTCCTAATCAACTGGTTCCCTATTTAAAAATGAGGTCCAAACATGAAGCACCTAATGATTGAGTTTAAAATAAGAGTATGTTCAGATGCAACTTGGTTCAAGTACTTCCAAATAGCTATCCCACCCGTGTATTTAATTTCATGCAAATCAATAACTCTCACACATGCCATGGACTTCTAAATTCTACAGTAGATTCATAATGAATAAATTAATAATCCATATCACAAAAATTACTAGTAGTATATTTAGGATTCTTGACGAATATCAACTCTTATTAGGCAACTCCTAGTGCATTCTGTCCCTATTACAAGTTTGACTAAATGATATCATTAGCAATAGCATTAAATTAGCCATTATGGTTTTTAGATTCTTTCATGGCGTTGGATTCACAGTTAAACACCATTACTACATTTTGACTCCTTTGCCCAACTTGCTTTGCCATAAAGTCAAACccttttttttaattaattaaattaaaatagttCTTCTTTTACAGGACTTACAGATTAGATTAGACTTCAGAATGATGCACATCTATTTCTTTAATTACTGGAAAAAAAATAAGATAAGATGCAGTCATGAAGAGCTCTCACATGGGAGAAAGTGAAGGCATTCGTCATGAGTCATATTCTCCGTAATCAATTACGATTTGAAACTTAAAAAACCACAGCATTCAAGTTGATCACCATAATGTACAGGGATGCACATGGTATTGATATGGATAATTGTACTACTGTTTCccctttaattataaattataaaccAAATTTTATATATGCAATTTTTTACTTTAGCAGTGGTACTTCCAATTTAAATTACATTTCTTGATAAATTTCTGAATATGAAACTCAAAAATGGATGAAAATTACATATTTATTAGCAGTGAAAACTGATATCAAAACAACAATTTCTACAAAAAATACAGACATTGGTATAAATTATTAACCGCTTGAGCTATCTTCAAATTATGTAAAAGATCAATTAAACCGTAACAATTTAAACGTCATTTGTAAATTTTGTCCTAAAACTCAAATCAGGGGAGCTCAGTTTCGAATCTTACCCCTACTTTGTGTAATTGTGTTACATCAGATGTCAATCGTGCTTTAGCAAACACAAACATCATTGAGTTGGGCTTTCATTGCTGTCATTGAGGATTTAGGTTTATGGAGTGAGGATTGATGTGGGTCTCCGAGGTCCTAAGGAAAATTATTGTTGCAATATATCCTCAAAGCGGCCTCTGAAAAAGAACCATTACAACTCACTAATGGAGACAACTTTTACGCttatcttttatttatttatttagataAATTTAACTTTTTTGGTTACTGATTTGTACAAGAGAAGGAAGGGGGGAAATCAAGAACTGATAGAGGTCCACCAATCAAGTGATAAGAGCGATTAGAGGGAATGGCAAGTTGATACATAGTTTGACAGCAATGAAGGACAGAAGAGCAACGAGAGAAGGTACATTGGTCTTGAAATGAGAACTTGGACACATGCTTTCTCATTTTTGAATGTTGGAAGCAGTAACACAGCACTAGGCCATCAAATATATTTGGTAAAGGAACAAATTCTATAAAGAAAGcatatcaaattagatttttTCCTACAACTGGATCAATTGCATCCGCATTACATATTTTGTGTTTGTTCCGTACCTATACCCCAGAAATAGTTTTGATACCTGGGAGAGCTAGTCCAGAAATTATGATCTCACAATTGCGAAGGATGAAACTGACGGAGTTATGGTGTATTTACCCTTCATAGTGTTTACCTGATCAGCGATCAGTGTAAATCATTAATTCAATCGAACTAGCCACATTTAATACCATACATTCTAAAATTAGAATGGAGCATCTTCTAATCTCCAAGTAAATGATTCCTACCTTCATCTCTTGTCCATCTAAAATACAGATCAAAATAAAGATCCTCTATCACAACAAGGCTAAGCAATGTACCTCAAACTCACATCAGTGAGGAATGTTTCCCAAACATACAGATAATAATAAAGGAGGCTATAAAACTGGCAAGCTTTTTGTAAAATGAAGGTAATATCAAACTGATGTGGCATAGAGCAACAAAATTATTCAGTCGATAGGTTTCACAGAAGGCATATCAAATCATCTAACAGAAATAGTGCATGCTCTTCTGTTCATGATTGCTTCGTCAACTCACCTGCTTTTCTTGGTCACCTTTTGTTTTTTAACAGAAGGCTTCTTTTTCCTTTGTATTTTAGGTTCGGTTATAGTATTTGACTGGATATTGTCCGGGTCTTCAGGCAGAGTAATGTGCATGAATTTCTTGTTGTTACCAATCTGGTGGCATAACAGCTTGAGCATCTTCCTTCCCCTCATCCACTTTAACATTAACTTCATGTGTGTTTTGCTGCTCAATCCACTGATTCCAGATTCCTACGACATCCACACATTAATCACATATAGCGATAGATAGAAGTTATTTAAACCAAGTATTACAAGGCACATGAAGATTAATCTAGTAAAACAGTAAAATGTAAGATCAGCTATAGAGATCTTCCAAAAGTATAATAAATGAAGAAGATTTGTAAATTTTAAGCAGATCCAAACAATAGCCGATCAGTTATAATGTAATAGTATGGTCCTGAACTCCTGATTTGACCTACTAGACATGTGATTCCATGGAACTCTGCTACCTTATGATCTGATATTACAAATATACCTCTTACTGGCACAAGCGAGTATGGCATATACCAAACATTTTCATGTATAGAACAAACATTTTCATGTATAGAACGAACATTAAAACTTTTATTTCCTTATCTGCTAAATAACAGTAAAATACATGTTTCTGCGCCTCCACCCAATTCAGGCATTTGAGGCAATGCCGACAAGCAAAAAACACAGTATAAACTCTGCTAGTTCCTACTAAAGTTGTCTAACACACATTATAACATCGTCTTAGGTAGAGTTCTAATGCAAGAACAATTGTCAAGCACGGTTGAAAAATTGCATAACAATATCGTATACAGAAAGTGCTGAACAATTGTCCTTGCGTGTTCTCACTGCAAAATTGTTTTCATAGAGTCAAAACCGATTCATTTCTTGTTAGTCATGATAAAGAAGACCAGCACTTTTTAGTTTAATGTTCCATCCCCTCAAAAGGGTGGCATACTGGCATTTGTATGGAGCTGCATAGTTGTTAATGTACTACTTGCATTGACATTTTGTTTGGTTATTGGTCAAGAGTAGATGAGAAAATACGTTTATGATAAATTTGCGATTTGTAGGAAACATGAATAGATTAGAAGCTGTTTTCATAAATTATAGTATAGTACTATATCCAAACTCCTATCCTAGCAAGTTGAATGCTATTGATACTATAGTTGTAGCTAATTCGAACTTTGACCCCAAAAAGCGTGTTTTCGTGCTAAAAAAGATTTTACACTCCCATTCTATGCCAATATATGCATCAATATCTTTACATTTACACCAAAGCTCATGTATCAAAAGACACTTCCCTCCTTATTTCAGGGATCGCTTTGCTATCTTTACCTCTATTATAAAACCAAACATTTAAATTATAACTAGCTCTGCATCGAAATGATCACTTTACAGCAAGAATAGTCTTAGGCCCTGTTTGGCAATAAGTTGTTAGTTGTAGCAGTTTGATATAACTGTTTTGACTAGCTGATTGAGTAAGTTATTTTGACTAGCTGTTTGAATTTAACTGTTTTACATAGAGGTTTCAATTAGCTTTTTGTATTATATACTTAAAAAACTCCTAGTAGTTTTTTCAAAATTAGCTTTTTTGGGACCAAATACCTATTTCAAAAAGCTAACTACCAAACCCTAATATAAGAGGTTTCCTTTGGTCAAATCTATAATTTGATTCAAGAAGCTATTTTTTTTTGCCAAAAAACTAACTTCCAAACATGGCCATCGTTTAATTGGTGCTATATCTAAAATATAGAACTAAATTTACAAAAAGAACAAGAAGGATAAACCAATCTTAAGCAACAATGACACCAAGCATAAAAACACGAAACAAACCCACAAAAAAAGTCTAAGACGTACATAACATTCTACATACCACAAATCGACTCATTTCTTTTTAATTGTGTCATTCACAACACATCACATTATTCAAAGTAGTGTAGCTCATACTACTTACTATCTCGACCTATGTTCACCACTTAATTTACACTACCTCCGTCCCGTTTTATATAACCCCGATCTTATAATCATTTTACGAAACAAATGCCATCCGTCCCTAATTAACTGTCATTTTGACTTATTGCAAATAATGTGTGCACATATCCAAATATTTATATTTAACAATACTCGTAAAAAATGGACAAGTAATTAGGGGCGGAAGTAATATTACGGAATTAACAAATACACAATAGAGGGGGTTACCTGGACTTGATTCCAAGTATTGGGAACAGTTAGAGGGCCGTGTTGCTtaataagttgataaatactCTCAGCAATTGAAGTGGCCTCTTGTGGAGCCACTCTGGGGTTTATTTTTCGGAGATTAGGCGCACATTTTCGTGAGAAATGTCGAACTAAATGTGTTTTCAGAGCTCCTCCTATTTCTCTTAAACCTCCGGACCACATCGCCAACCCTTCGCTTCGATTCCGATTGCCCTTGGCcgcttctctctctctctctcactctctgcGCTACTGGGGTGTGTTAGGGCTTAACGGGTTTAGGGGCTTTTTGTTTGTTTGGGCCGTGGATTTCAGTTACAACTATGAACAATAAAAGTTGGGTCTGAGTTTTTATATTACTTTCTACCAATAAAAGTTGGGTTTGAGTTTTGTGATTTTTTTAAAGTGTTAAATATCAAATCGGTCACTGAAGTGAAAGTGATATATCAATTCCTTCACTGAtcttaacggggtatcattttgATCACTAAAGTCGTATAATTATCAAATAGATAACTCCAAAAATGTGACGAAAAAGTAAATATTATCTTTTGTTAAGTTCTACACATTTTTTTTCAACGCTACTATAATCAAATAAAAAGTTATGAactctagtattttagataatatatctaaattttaaaacttttatttactatttatttttaattaagtaaGATAAAATAACtagaaaatttaaaataaatagtaaataattttttttaaatctagatatattatctaaaatactataGTTCACAACTTTTCATTTAGTTATAGTAGCGTTGAAGAAAAATGTGTAGAACATAACAGATGATAATATTTACTTTGTAATCGTATTTTTAGAGTTATCTATTTGATGTTTATATGAATTTAGTGATcaaaatgataccccgttaagaTTAGTGAAGGAAGTGATATATGACCTTTACTTCAGCGActactttgatatttaaccctttTTTTAAGAGAGTTCAATGATTCTAACTCCTAATAAGCTATCAACAATAAtacaatttataaataaaaacaaataaatcCAAATTCTTTTCGATGCTTTTGAGAAATGCTATAGTCATATAAACGGTTCTCAAATGATTAGTTAtcattatttattagttatttcaTAAGAATTGTCATGGGTCCCACATGCATAAATATGAGTTCACAAATAAAAATACTTGAGAAGGATTTTGAAATTAATTTCGAAATACGTAACATTGCTCTTATCACTACAAGAAATCTGGtcatttacgacggtttttttaACTGAAATCatcgtaattgagccatttacgacggaaaaaaatcgtcgtttttggtcgagtagtaagttcattttttcgtcacaagataaaattgcgtcgcaagttaggaagtaggggcccacatactcaataaaataataatcaacTTACGACGGAATTCATTGTCGTAAAATACCAAAATACGACGAACAATAACGTCGTAAGTTATGTACTTACGACGGAAGAATGCATCGTAAGTTAGAAATTTCCGACAGAAAAAACGTCGTATTTTAGAAGATGGGGCCTACAAGCTGGGaaaatgaaaattcaaaaaaaaatatttttaaatatgaaaatgGATACATTACGACGAAATATATGAAGAACAACCGTCATAAGTTCATTTTACCAGAATAATTACGACGAAATATTTGAagaacaaccgtcgtaagtttgttTTTCCAGGATAACCAAAAACTAAATTTTCAGTATCCGGCCATTTTCggcttccaatttaaattctTAACCTGCTAAAATTTTATGCAATCGCAAACTCAAAACAAACTCTAAACCTCGCAATCAAGTCACAATACATAATTTACATTAGTTATACCGTAAATCCGTACTAATTCACAATCAAAAGTAGAAAGtaaagtaaaattcag
The sequence above is drawn from the Apium graveolens cultivar Ventura chromosome 2, ASM990537v1, whole genome shotgun sequence genome and encodes:
- the LOC141707046 gene encoding uncharacterized protein LOC141707046, which produces MWSGGLREIGGALKTHLVRHFSRKCAPNLRKINPRVAPQEATSIAESIYQLIKQHGPLTVPNTWNQVQESGISGLSSKTHMKLMLKWMRGRKMLKLLCHQIGNNKKFMHITLPEDPDNIQSNTITEPKIQRKKKPSVKKQKVTKKSR